From one Lycium ferocissimum isolate CSIRO_LF1 chromosome 7, AGI_CSIRO_Lferr_CH_V1, whole genome shotgun sequence genomic stretch:
- the LOC132063885 gene encoding ferric reduction oxidase 2-like: MEVNRRSSSSLSDGTIRMIQGAILALALTVFLGNLMMWVIMPTFTYYQKWVPVLVATTNSTFFDIQGPIMMNFTFPILFIAVLGCIYVHLEKKKSDIVTSSCCNKDWLKILKKPKIIKPLGIVTWIELFFLAMFIILCVWYFSAFVYFHYSTITTYAATKGVEVWQARIDRLALVVGLTGNICLTFLFYPVSRGSSILPLLGLTSEGSIKYHIWLGHMAMTLFTIHGLLFILFWAVSGRIHEMLKWDPHYISNVPGELGLLCGLILWVTTFPAIRRRMFELFFYTHHLYVLFMAFFLLHTGMFYACIMLPGFFLFVIDRYLRFLQSRQKVRLISARVLTCETVELNFSKIPGLEYSPTSVMFLNVPTISKLQWHPFTVTSNSNLESDIISVVIKCEGSWTKKLYDVMSLPSPVDRLEVSVEGPYGPASTHFLRHDTLVLISGGSGITPFISIIRELIYMSSTLKCKTPKILLVSVFKNSTQLSMLDLLLPVTGTPSGCSSNLELHIEAYITRENEPAPEEPEPLRTVWFKPNYSDAPITPILGHNNWLWLAAIISSSFVLYLLFVGLLYKYYVYPMDHGTNKVFPYYTRSLFNMLFIAAAIVIAASAAFLWNKKKSARETKQIQDMADSTKSLNSLLASADQELESLPQQSLDKSIKTHYGQRPDLKRILLEVKGSSVGVLASGPKTLRHDVAAICSSGLVENLHFESISFTW; encoded by the exons ATGGAGGTGAATAggagatcatcatcatcactttctGATGGAACAATCAGAATGATACAAGGAGCAATATTAGCTTTAGCACTTACAGTATTTCTTGGGAATTTGATGATGTGGGTGATTATGCCAACCTTCACATATTATCAAAAATGGGTTCCTGTTCTTGTTGCTACTACCAACTCCACATTCTTTGATATCCAAG GTCCCATTATGATGAACTTCACATTCCCAATCTTATTCATAGCTGTTTTGGGATGCATTTATGTCCACCTAGAGAAGAAAAAGAGTGATATTGTCACTTCATCATGCTG CAACAAAGATTGGTTGAAGATATTGAAGAAGCCAAAAATCATCAAACCATTAGGGATAGTGACATGGATAGAGCTCTTTTTTCTGGCTATGTTCATAATTCTCTGTGTTTGGTATTTCTCAGCATTTGTCTATTTTCACTATAGTACCATTACCACTTATGCAGCAACCAAAGGAGTTGAAGT GTGGCAGGCAAGGATTGATAGGTTGGCTTTGGTGGTAGGGCTAACAGGGAATATATGCTTAACATTTCTGTTTTATCCAGTGAGTAGAGGTTCATCAATTTTGCCTCTTTTGGGGCTAACTTCCGAAGGTAGCATCAAATATCATATATGGTTGGGACACATGGCTATGACCCTCttcactattcatggtcttcTCTTTATTCTCTTTTGGGCCGTCTCTGGGAGAATACATGAG ATGCTGAAATGGGATCCACATTACATATCAAATGTACCTGGAGAGCTTGGTTTGCTATGTGGATTAATATTGTGGGTAACAACTTTTCCAgcaataagaagaagaatgtttGAACTATTCTTCTACACTCACCACCTCTACGTTCTATTCATGGCTTTCTTCCTACTCCATACTGGAATGTTCTATGCCTGCATTATGCTTCCTGGTTTCTTCCTCTTTGTGATCGATCGATACTTGAGATTCTTGCAATCCAGACAAAAAGTCCGTTTGATATCAGCCAGAGTTTTGACTTGTGAAACTGTTGAACTCAACTTCTCCAAAATACCAG GTTTGGAGTACTCTCCGACAAGTGTCATGTTCCTAAATGTGCCAACCATATCAAAGCTGCAGTGGCATCCATTCACTGTAACTTCAAACAGTAACTTAGAATCAGATATAATTAGTGTTGTCATCAAATGTGAAGGAAGTTGGACTAAGAAGCTTTACGATGTCATGTCTTTGCCTTCCCCTGTGGATCGTCTTGAGGTTTCTGTTGAAGGACCCTATGGACCtgcttccactcatttcctaaG GCATGACACATTGGTCCTGATCAGTGGAGGAAGTGGAATAACTCCATTCATTTCAATAATCAGAGAGCTGATTTATATGAGTTCAACACTGAAATGCAAAACCCCCAAGATTCTATTAGTTAGTGTGTTCAAGAACTCTACTCAACTCTCCATGTTAGACCTTCTTCTTCCTGTAACAGGCACTCCTTCAGGATGTTCTTCTAATCTTGAGCTACATATTGAGGCTTATATAACCAGAGAGAATGAACCAGCACCAGAAGAACCCGAACCCCTTCGAACCGTTTGGTTCAAACCTAATTACTCTGATGCACCCATAACCCCCATTTTAGGACACAACAATTGGCTCTGGCTTGCTGCTATAATATCATCTTCGTTTGTTTTGTACCTTCTATTTGTGGGGCTTCTTTACAAATACTATGTGTACCCTATGGACCATGGTACTAACAAGGTGTTCCCATACTACACAAGGAGTTTGTTCAACATGTTGTTTATCGCAGCTGCTATAGTAATTGCAGCAAGTGCAGCCTTCCTTTGGAACAAGAAGAAAAGTGCTAGGGAAACTAAGCAGATACAGGACATGGCAGATTCAACAAAATCTTTAAACTCATTATTAGCCTCTGCTGATCAAGAGCTAGAAAGTCTTCCTCAACAATCACTCGACAAATCAATCAAGACACATTATGGCCAGAGACCCGATCTCAAGA GAATATTGCTAGAAGTAAAAGGATCAAGTGTTGGAGTACTTGCCTCTGGACCGAAGACCTTGAGGCACGACGTAGCAGCCATTTGCTCATCTGGGTTGGTTGAAAATCTGCACTTTGAGTCCATCAGCTTCACCTGGTGA